In one Tessaracoccus palaemonis genomic region, the following are encoded:
- the rhaS gene encoding rhamnose ABC transporter substrate-binding protein, whose translation MKLNSRLGAKLLAGTAAISLALTGCGSSETASTGDSTASGDAGSANLSVTFLPKNLGNPYFDASSTGGKAAIEALGGTFNEVGPATATADAQVSYINTLTQQQVGAIVVSANDPAAICDALNEARDAGIKVVTFDSDTNAECRDLFVSQADAAGIAKAQVDMIAEQIGDEGQIAILSASANATNQNAWIEDMKSQLEADHPNIELVEVAYGDDDDQTSFDKTAALLQTYPDLKGIVSPTTVGIAAAARYVSTSSFKGKVAVTGLGTPNQMREYVKDGTVTEFALWNPQDLGTLSAYAAAALIKGDISGAEGDSFEAGDLGSFTVGADQTVLLGDPYRFNADNIDDFDF comes from the coding sequence ATGAAGCTCAACTCCCGCCTCGGTGCCAAGCTGCTCGCCGGCACCGCCGCCATCAGCCTGGCCCTCACCGGCTGCGGCTCCTCCGAAACGGCCTCGACCGGCGACTCCACCGCCTCCGGCGACGCCGGCTCGGCCAACCTGTCCGTGACGTTCCTGCCCAAGAACCTGGGCAACCCGTACTTCGACGCCTCGTCGACGGGTGGCAAGGCGGCCATCGAGGCCCTCGGCGGCACGTTCAACGAGGTCGGTCCGGCCACCGCCACCGCCGACGCTCAGGTGTCCTACATCAACACCCTCACGCAGCAGCAGGTCGGCGCGATCGTCGTGTCCGCGAACGACCCGGCCGCCATCTGCGACGCCCTCAACGAGGCCCGCGACGCCGGCATCAAGGTCGTCACCTTCGACTCCGACACCAACGCCGAGTGCCGCGACCTGTTCGTCAGCCAGGCCGACGCCGCCGGCATCGCCAAGGCGCAGGTCGACATGATCGCCGAGCAGATCGGCGACGAGGGCCAGATCGCCATCCTGTCCGCGTCCGCCAACGCGACGAACCAGAACGCCTGGATCGAGGACATGAAGTCGCAGCTCGAGGCCGACCACCCGAACATCGAGCTGGTCGAGGTTGCCTACGGTGACGACGACGACCAGACCTCGTTCGACAAGACCGCCGCCCTGCTGCAGACCTACCCCGACCTGAAGGGCATCGTGTCGCCCACGACCGTCGGCATCGCCGCGGCCGCGCGCTACGTCTCCACCTCGTCGTTCAAGGGCAAGGTCGCCGTCACCGGCCTCGGCACCCCGAACCAGATGCGCGAATACGTGAAGGACGGCACCGTCACCGAGTTCGCCCTGTGGAACCCGCAGGACCTGGGCACGCTGTCCGCCTACGCGGCCGCCGCGCTCATCAAGGGCGACATCAGCGGCGCCGAGGGTGACTCCTTCGAGGCCGGCGACCTCGGCTCCTTCACCGTCGGTGCGGACCAGACCGTCCTCCTTGGAGATCCCTACCGCTTCAACGCCGACAACATCGACGACTTCGACTTCTGA
- a CDS encoding L-rhamnose mutarotase gives MKRYCFLGHVDPANLAKYREAHAAVWPELLRALRDAGWHNYSLHLRDDGLLVGYVESEDLDAAQARVAATDVNRRWQAEMGRLFASEGSPDESWEFLDEVFHLESQLAAADS, from the coding sequence ATGAAGCGCTACTGCTTCCTCGGACACGTCGACCCGGCGAACCTGGCGAAGTACCGCGAGGCCCACGCGGCAGTGTGGCCGGAGCTGCTCCGCGCCCTGCGGGACGCGGGCTGGCACAACTACTCGCTGCACCTGCGCGACGACGGCCTGCTCGTCGGCTATGTCGAGTCCGAGGACCTCGACGCGGCCCAGGCGAGGGTCGCGGCGACCGACGTCAACCGTCGCTGGCAGGCCGAGATGGGCCGCCTGTTCGCGTCGGAGGGGTCTCCCGACGAGTCGTGGGAGTTCCTGGACGAGGTCTTCCACCTCGAATCGCAGCTCGCCGCCGCCGATTCCTGA
- the galE gene encoding UDP-glucose 4-epimerase GalE has product MLVLITGGAGYIGSTVASACEDAGHQVVILDDFSTGRREFIGDRKLYEGDIADVELIDRICAENQIDAVVDCAAKIVVPESVEQPLSYYENNVSKTVTLLEALDRNGVHRFLFSSSASIYAPDENFIVTEESPLRPGSPYARTKFMVEMILEDFTKASDMHVLSLRYFNPIGTDPKLRSGQQLEHPSHVLAKLLEAWQKGETFTVTGVDWPTRDGSGIRDFIHVWDLAQAHVAALEGFDKATAEEHYQVFNIGTGNGVTVKELAASFEEISGDPLKVEFGPSRPGDVAGVYSVSPKAKDVLGWEAKLTEQQAVRDAIAWLPVRKEMLGY; this is encoded by the coding sequence TTGTTGGTCCTGATCACCGGCGGCGCCGGCTACATCGGCAGCACCGTCGCATCGGCCTGTGAGGACGCCGGCCACCAGGTCGTCATCCTCGATGACTTCTCCACCGGACGCCGCGAGTTCATCGGCGACCGCAAGCTGTACGAGGGCGACATCGCCGACGTCGAGCTGATCGACCGGATCTGCGCCGAGAACCAGATCGACGCCGTCGTGGACTGCGCCGCGAAGATCGTCGTGCCCGAGTCCGTCGAGCAGCCGCTCTCCTACTACGAGAACAACGTCAGCAAGACGGTCACGCTGCTCGAGGCCCTCGACCGCAACGGCGTGCACCGCTTCCTGTTCAGTTCGTCGGCGTCGATCTACGCTCCTGACGAGAACTTCATCGTCACCGAGGAGTCCCCGCTGCGGCCCGGCTCGCCGTACGCGCGCACCAAGTTCATGGTCGAGATGATCCTGGAGGACTTCACGAAGGCCTCCGACATGCACGTGCTGTCGCTGCGCTATTTCAACCCCATCGGCACCGACCCGAAGCTCCGCTCCGGGCAGCAGCTGGAGCACCCTTCGCACGTGCTCGCGAAGCTGCTCGAGGCCTGGCAGAAGGGCGAGACCTTCACGGTCACCGGCGTCGACTGGCCCACCCGCGACGGCTCCGGCATCCGCGACTTCATCCACGTCTGGGACCTGGCGCAGGCCCACGTCGCCGCGCTGGAGGGCTTCGACAAGGCCACGGCCGAGGAGCACTACCAGGTCTTCAACATCGGCACCGGCAACGGCGTCACGGTCAAGGAGCTCGCCGCGTCGTTCGAGGAGATCTCCGGCGACCCGCTGAAGGTCGAGTTCGGCCCGTCGCGCCCCGGTGACGTCGCGGGTGTCTACTCCGTGTCGCCGAAGGCCAAGGACGTGCTGGGCTGGGAGGCCAAGCTCACCGAGCAGCAGGCCGTCCGCGACGCCATCGCCTGGCTCCCGGTGCGCAAGGAGATGCTCGGCTACTGA
- a CDS encoding MBL fold metallo-hydrolase: MTALITRVLTAGNSDPAGPPIHENNTWLIGDDAEVVVIDPAHDANAVLAAVGDRRVVAVLITHGHWDHIRRAAELGHRVGVTPRMNPADAFLWRQELGDEPFDELADGAVVEVAGVSLVARHTPGHTPGSTSILADDLTAVFTGDTLFPGGPGATRWDYSSFETIIGSLRGLFELPADTVVHPGHGDSTTIGAEAPHLEEWIERGW; this comes from the coding sequence GTGACCGCACTCATCACCCGAGTCCTCACCGCCGGCAACAGCGACCCGGCCGGGCCGCCGATCCACGAGAACAACACGTGGCTGATCGGCGACGACGCCGAGGTCGTCGTCATCGACCCCGCGCACGACGCCAACGCCGTGCTGGCCGCCGTCGGCGATCGTCGCGTCGTCGCGGTCCTGATCACGCACGGGCACTGGGATCACATCCGCAGGGCCGCCGAGCTGGGGCACCGGGTGGGGGTCACGCCACGGATGAACCCGGCCGACGCCTTCCTCTGGCGTCAGGAACTCGGCGACGAGCCATTCGATGAGCTGGCCGACGGGGCTGTCGTCGAGGTCGCCGGAGTCAGTCTCGTCGCTCGGCACACGCCCGGACACACGCCCGGGTCGACATCGATCCTCGCCGACGACCTGACGGCGGTCTTCACGGGCGACACCCTCTTCCCCGGCGGCCCGGGCGCCACGCGCTGGGACTACTCCAGCTTCGAGACCATCATCGGCTCGCTGCGTGGGCTCTTCGAGCTGCCCGCCGACACCGTCGTACATCCCGGGCACGGGGACTCGACGACGATCGGCGCCGAGGCTCCGCACCTCGAGGAATGGATCGAGCGGGGCTGGTAG
- a CDS encoding TetR/AcrR family transcriptional regulator, with protein MEPVSTAAPESARRRATRARLVQAAQQEFGKNGIDATSVEQLCEAAGFTRGAFYSNFATKDDLCVAIAEHFAEQTIRSCHEALASLPDRPTPVDIVAQILGAASLTEDEHRTQLELQLRAWRDPELGARMAAVRADTLPLAAEVIARATAQAGVEMLVDVNDLIRIFEALFFAPTLAREGTSLRLIACVANHLTRDTHPQEQP; from the coding sequence ATGGAACCCGTGAGCACCGCCGCGCCGGAGAGCGCACGCCGCCGCGCGACGCGCGCCCGGCTCGTGCAGGCCGCCCAGCAGGAGTTCGGCAAGAACGGCATCGACGCGACCAGCGTCGAACAACTGTGCGAGGCGGCCGGGTTCACCCGCGGTGCGTTCTACTCCAACTTCGCCACCAAGGACGACCTGTGCGTCGCGATCGCGGAGCACTTCGCCGAGCAGACGATCCGTTCGTGCCACGAGGCCCTCGCCTCGCTCCCCGACAGGCCCACCCCCGTCGACATCGTCGCGCAGATCCTCGGCGCCGCGAGCCTCACCGAGGACGAGCACCGCACGCAGCTCGAACTGCAGCTGCGGGCCTGGCGCGACCCCGAGCTGGGCGCGAGAATGGCCGCCGTCCGCGCCGACACCCTGCCCCTTGCCGCGGAGGTCATCGCCCGCGCGACGGCCCAGGCGGGCGTCGAGATGCTCGTCGACGTCAACGACCTGATCCGGATCTTCGAGGCGCTGTTCTTCGCCCCCACGCTGGCCAGGGAGGGAACTAGCCTGAGGCTCATCGCCTGCGTCGCGAACCACCTGACCCGTGACACCCATCCCCAGGAGCAGCCGTGA
- a CDS encoding MMPL family transporter codes for MSAWLYAVGRWCFRRRLTVIAIWVALLAGLGGAALVGHGSFNNAFEIPSSSSQEALDRLSMTFPSAAALSAMAVIELPEGDSVDDYKAEIEDAVKEFEALDEVDTGTSPWNEYVTGLISDDERAAIIQLALTFEETPTEADLEPITHVADDLADALPEGSIVSMGGEAYNIELPALSIIEGLGLLVALVVLTIVLGSLVAAGLPLVTAIIGVGVSMALLFLLTGIFDINSTTPLLSIMLGLAVGIDYALFILSRHRDQLAAGIEPEESAGRAVGTSGSAVVFAGLTVFIALLGLSVANIPFLTVMGIFAALTVAFSVAIALTLLPALMGLLGARMTPKARKPRKAKKKEGFGFAWWVRTVTTHPIVTMVIVVTALGALTVPTLGLQVSLPNAGQQTAGTPARVAFDLLEENFGPGINGPLIVTADIIGSTDPLGVMAGLKEDIEAMDGVASVPMSTPNQNADTGLVQVVPTTGPTDPATADLVRALADRADEWEAEYGVATNVTGLTAVQIDISEKLTAALLPFGVLVVGLSLILLAAVFRSVWVPVKATLGYLLSVGAAFGATALVFNYGVGKELINLEKPMPVISFLPILLMGILFGLAMDYEVFLVSRMREEYVHGKSAIEAIRSGFVASGPVVAAAAIIMFSVFAFFVPEGMGAIKAIAFALAVGVAVDAFLVRMTLVPAVMALLGDKAWWLPKWLDRILPTFDVEGEVLSTEMRLKDWPGDDSLVFADDLAVEGVVGPISLRLVPGNVVGLVGPVSARTGAALALSGRLETTSGRARVVGALLPEGASRVHRRVNYVDLALVEDRPGVLHKIGAGSVVFIDSVELSTDPDTHAALEDLIERVRPSGVVVLCAAAEEQLSNLPVDGVYPAPTALEGSLA; via the coding sequence ATGTCAGCTTGGCTCTATGCCGTCGGGCGCTGGTGCTTCCGGCGTCGTCTCACCGTCATCGCGATCTGGGTCGCCCTGCTGGCCGGCCTGGGTGGCGCGGCCCTCGTGGGTCACGGCTCGTTCAACAATGCGTTCGAGATCCCTTCGTCCAGCTCGCAGGAGGCCCTCGACCGCCTCTCGATGACCTTCCCGTCCGCCGCCGCGCTGTCGGCGATGGCCGTCATCGAGCTGCCCGAGGGCGACAGCGTCGACGACTACAAGGCCGAGATCGAGGACGCCGTCAAGGAGTTCGAGGCGCTCGACGAGGTCGACACCGGCACCTCCCCCTGGAACGAGTACGTCACCGGGCTGATCTCCGACGACGAGCGCGCCGCGATCATCCAGCTCGCGCTCACCTTCGAGGAAACTCCGACCGAGGCTGACCTGGAGCCCATCACTCATGTCGCCGACGACCTGGCAGACGCGCTCCCCGAGGGCAGCATCGTCAGCATGGGCGGCGAGGCCTACAACATCGAGCTGCCCGCGCTGAGCATCATCGAGGGGCTCGGCCTGCTTGTCGCCCTCGTTGTCCTGACCATCGTGCTCGGCTCACTCGTCGCCGCCGGCCTGCCGCTGGTCACCGCGATCATCGGCGTGGGCGTCTCGATGGCCCTGCTCTTCCTGTTGACCGGCATCTTCGACATCAACTCCACGACCCCGCTGCTGTCGATCATGCTCGGCCTGGCGGTCGGCATCGACTACGCCCTGTTCATCCTGTCGCGCCACCGGGACCAGCTGGCGGCGGGGATCGAGCCGGAGGAGTCCGCCGGCCGCGCCGTCGGAACCTCGGGGTCGGCTGTGGTGTTCGCCGGCCTGACGGTGTTCATCGCCCTGCTCGGCCTGAGCGTCGCCAACATCCCGTTCCTGACCGTGATGGGTATCTTCGCCGCCCTGACCGTCGCGTTCTCCGTCGCGATCGCGCTCACGCTGCTGCCCGCGCTGATGGGCCTGCTCGGCGCGCGCATGACGCCCAAGGCGCGCAAGCCGAGGAAGGCGAAGAAGAAGGAGGGGTTCGGCTTCGCCTGGTGGGTGAGGACGGTCACGACCCATCCGATCGTGACGATGGTCATCGTCGTCACCGCCCTCGGCGCCCTGACCGTCCCCACGCTCGGGCTGCAGGTCTCGCTCCCCAACGCGGGCCAGCAGACGGCGGGCACCCCCGCCCGCGTGGCATTCGACCTGCTCGAGGAGAACTTCGGACCCGGCATCAACGGTCCGCTGATCGTCACAGCCGACATCATCGGCAGCACCGACCCGCTCGGGGTGATGGCCGGCCTGAAGGAGGACATCGAGGCGATGGACGGCGTCGCGTCCGTGCCGATGTCCACGCCGAACCAGAATGCCGACACCGGCCTGGTCCAGGTCGTCCCGACCACCGGCCCCACCGACCCCGCCACGGCCGATCTCGTCCGCGCCCTCGCTGATCGTGCAGACGAGTGGGAGGCCGAGTACGGCGTCGCCACCAACGTCACCGGCCTGACCGCGGTGCAGATCGACATCAGCGAGAAACTGACGGCGGCCCTCCTGCCGTTCGGCGTACTCGTCGTCGGCCTCTCCCTGATCCTGCTCGCCGCCGTCTTCCGTTCGGTGTGGGTGCCGGTCAAGGCGACGCTGGGCTACCTCCTCAGCGTCGGCGCCGCGTTCGGCGCCACCGCCCTGGTGTTCAACTACGGCGTCGGCAAGGAACTGATCAACCTCGAGAAACCGATGCCGGTCATCTCGTTCCTCCCGATCCTCCTGATGGGCATCCTCTTCGGCCTTGCGATGGACTACGAGGTGTTCCTCGTCAGCCGCATGCGCGAGGAGTACGTGCACGGCAAGTCCGCGATCGAGGCCATCCGCAGCGGCTTCGTCGCCTCTGGACCGGTCGTCGCCGCCGCCGCGATCATCATGTTCTCCGTCTTCGCGTTCTTCGTGCCCGAGGGCATGGGCGCCATCAAGGCGATCGCGTTCGCGCTTGCCGTCGGCGTCGCCGTAGACGCGTTCCTCGTCCGCATGACTCTCGTGCCGGCCGTCATGGCGCTGCTGGGCGACAAGGCCTGGTGGCTGCCGAAGTGGCTCGATCGCATCCTCCCGACGTTCGACGTGGAGGGCGAGGTGCTCAGCACCGAGATGAGGCTCAAGGACTGGCCCGGCGACGACTCCCTGGTGTTCGCCGACGACCTCGCCGTAGAGGGTGTCGTCGGCCCCATCAGCCTTCGGCTCGTGCCGGGCAACGTCGTCGGCCTCGTGGGCCCGGTGAGCGCCCGGACCGGCGCCGCGCTGGCGCTCAGCGGGAGGCTCGAGACCACCTCCGGCAGGGCCCGCGTCGTCGGCGCGCTGCTCCCCGAGGGGGCCAGCCGGGTCCACCGTCGCGTCAACTACGTCGACCTGGCCCTGGTCGAGGACCGCCCCGGAGTGCTGCACAAGATCGGCGCCGGCTCCGTCGTGTTCATCGACTCGGTCGAGCTCTCCACCGACCCCGACACCCACGCGGCGTTGGAGGATCTCATCGAACGTGTCCGTCCCTCCGGGGTGGTGGTGCTCTGCGCCGCCGCCGAGGAGCAACTCAGCAACCTGCCGGTCGACGGGGTCTACCCTGCGCCGACCGCTCTCGAGGGGAGCCTCGCATGA
- a CDS encoding YhgE/Pip domain-containing protein, translating into MKSIKLPALIALILVPLLAVAALIGLTTRDDEAISAAVVNLDEAVTIDGQMVPMGRQLAAAMVDRDGDNVSWTLADAPSAAAGLKTGRFSAVVTIPKTFSAAATSFSENDADAAEQATIKVQVSDNSPVTDSQVAQQVARLAVDTINSTLTESYLDGIYVGFNTVGDQFVTIVDGVNQLHDGSSQLADGTEQATQGAAQLASGLGLLRDNSQQLIDGGAELASGADDLADGASQLADGASQLADGVGELSEQAPQLVDGVGQLADGADQLLGQIPDYADGAAQAIGGVSSISDGLTQVIDGLDSAGSTDTSQLDQLVAGAEGLSDGIQQVDDAMSGLAQPNAPLPSGVESGVSQQVLAAMGMSSGFDCATFGIDQANCAQATAAFNAALSAGIQGGFKAGTTAASTALNTEDPSTGQSLVSGASQLAAGVDQLATELPKQTAEQLGALKTGLTQIRDGADQLSEQAQPIVDNASAIGDGATQLLDGINQLDSQIGQLPDGIEQLADGTNQLADGTTQLADGASQLADGVGAYTSGVTQYAEGVVQAADGADEFAAGMVDLSDGVSQLDEGIATFASEMAKGADQLPSYSQSDREALKTVVAAPVQQSDSLISSSQIPMISLLLACALWLGALASFVAIRPIPRDVVTSRASSLLLWARMIWLPVVVVAGQGVVMGIIGGAVLNTSIGTTVGLAALLAVAGVSFVFANHALASWFGNVGRAISVILLAVTVALGLSSATGWLSPLGTISPLHNAFVLVRTWLAGGSGEVGLAAVAVLMAAIGAVLSIMSITARRRLTAEKFRKAA; encoded by the coding sequence ATGAAGTCCATCAAGCTGCCGGCGCTGATCGCGCTGATCCTGGTGCCGTTGCTCGCGGTCGCCGCGCTGATCGGCCTGACCACGCGCGACGACGAGGCCATCAGCGCCGCCGTCGTCAACCTCGACGAGGCCGTCACGATCGACGGTCAGATGGTGCCGATGGGGCGCCAGCTGGCTGCGGCGATGGTCGATCGCGATGGCGACAACGTCTCCTGGACGCTGGCCGATGCGCCCAGCGCCGCCGCGGGGTTGAAGACCGGTCGGTTCTCCGCCGTCGTGACGATCCCGAAGACGTTCTCGGCGGCCGCCACGTCGTTCTCCGAGAACGACGCCGACGCCGCCGAGCAGGCCACCATCAAGGTGCAGGTCTCGGACAACTCCCCGGTCACCGACTCGCAGGTCGCCCAGCAGGTCGCCCGCCTGGCGGTCGACACCATCAACTCGACGCTCACCGAGAGCTACCTCGACGGCATCTACGTCGGTTTCAACACCGTCGGCGACCAGTTCGTCACCATCGTCGACGGCGTGAACCAGCTGCACGACGGCTCCTCCCAGCTCGCCGACGGCACCGAGCAGGCCACGCAGGGCGCGGCCCAGCTCGCCTCCGGCCTCGGGCTGCTGCGCGACAACTCGCAGCAGTTGATCGACGGCGGCGCCGAGCTCGCCTCGGGCGCCGACGACCTCGCCGACGGAGCCTCCCAGCTGGCCGACGGCGCCTCCCAGCTTGCCGACGGCGTGGGGGAGCTCTCCGAGCAGGCCCCGCAGCTCGTCGACGGCGTGGGCCAGCTTGCCGACGGAGCCGACCAGCTCCTCGGCCAGATCCCCGACTACGCCGACGGCGCCGCGCAGGCCATCGGAGGCGTGAGTTCCATCAGCGACGGACTCACCCAGGTCATCGACGGCCTCGACTCGGCCGGCTCGACCGACACCAGCCAGCTGGACCAGCTGGTCGCGGGCGCGGAAGGGCTCAGCGACGGGATCCAGCAGGTGGACGACGCCATGAGCGGCCTGGCACAGCCCAACGCACCGCTGCCCAGCGGCGTCGAGTCCGGCGTCTCGCAGCAGGTGCTCGCGGCGATGGGCATGAGCAGTGGTTTCGACTGCGCCACCTTCGGCATCGATCAGGCGAACTGCGCCCAGGCGACTGCGGCCTTCAACGCCGCGCTCTCGGCCGGAATCCAGGGCGGCTTCAAGGCGGGCACGACCGCCGCGTCGACGGCCCTGAACACCGAGGACCCCTCGACTGGTCAGTCGCTCGTCAGCGGCGCCTCCCAGCTGGCGGCGGGCGTCGACCAGCTCGCCACCGAGCTGCCCAAGCAGACCGCGGAACAGCTCGGCGCCCTCAAGACGGGGCTGACGCAGATCCGCGACGGCGCCGATCAGCTCTCTGAGCAGGCCCAGCCCATCGTCGACAACGCGTCGGCGATCGGCGACGGCGCCACCCAGCTGCTCGACGGCATCAACCAGCTGGACTCGCAGATCGGGCAGCTCCCCGATGGCATCGAGCAGCTCGCAGACGGCACGAACCAGCTCGCAGACGGCACGACCCAGCTCGCCGACGGAGCATCCCAGCTCGCCGACGGCGTCGGGGCCTACACCTCCGGCGTCACGCAGTATGCGGAGGGCGTGGTGCAGGCGGCCGACGGGGCCGACGAGTTCGCGGCCGGCATGGTGGATCTGAGCGACGGGGTGAGCCAGCTCGATGAGGGCATCGCCACGTTCGCGTCCGAGATGGCAAAGGGCGCCGATCAGCTGCCCAGCTACTCGCAGAGCGACCGCGAGGCGCTCAAGACGGTCGTCGCGGCCCCCGTGCAGCAGTCCGACTCGCTGATCTCGTCGTCGCAGATCCCGATGATCTCCCTGCTGCTCGCCTGCGCCCTGTGGCTGGGCGCGCTCGCCAGCTTCGTCGCCATCCGCCCCATCCCGCGCGACGTGGTCACGTCCCGCGCCTCCAGCCTGCTGCTGTGGGCCCGGATGATCTGGCTGCCGGTCGTGGTGGTGGCCGGCCAGGGCGTCGTGATGGGCATCATCGGCGGGGCCGTGCTCAACACGAGCATCGGCACGACGGTCGGCCTGGCGGCGCTGCTCGCGGTCGCGGGCGTCTCCTTCGTGTTCGCCAACCATGCGCTGGCGTCGTGGTTCGGCAATGTCGGTCGCGCGATCTCGGTGATCCTGCTCGCTGTGACCGTGGCGCTCGGTCTGTCGTCGGCCACCGGGTGGCTCAGCCCGCTCGGCACCATCTCGCCTCTGCACAACGCGTTCGTGCTCGTGCGCACGTGGTTGGCGGGTGGTTCCGGCGAGGTGGGTCTCGCCGCCGTCGCGGTCCTGATGGCTGCGATCGGTGCGGTGCTCTCGATCATGTCGATCACCGCCCGTCGTCGCCTCACCGCGGAGAAGTTCCGCAAGGCAGCCTGA
- a CDS encoding MIP/aquaporin family protein: MTLGTIFLSELVGTAMLILLGAGVVANTALNKSKGQNTGFLFVNFGWGFAVFCGVLVSARSGGHLNPAVTIGVASSGAAEFVPGIPVNFASICTYIGAQMIGAILGAFLAYLAYKKQFDATEDGPTKLGVFSTAPEVRSTGWNIVTEAIGTFVLVFVVLAFGRWNGAETAGSLGALGALAVAFLVFVIGTGLGGPTGYAINPARDLGPRIAHALIPMKNKGSNDWGYSWIPVVGPIIGGVLAGLLSTPLLGAIG; the protein is encoded by the coding sequence ATGACGTTGGGAACCATCTTCCTCAGCGAGCTGGTCGGTACGGCCATGCTGATCCTGCTTGGTGCTGGCGTGGTCGCCAATACCGCCCTCAACAAGTCCAAGGGCCAGAACACCGGCTTCCTGTTCGTGAACTTCGGCTGGGGCTTCGCGGTGTTCTGCGGTGTTCTCGTGTCGGCCCGCTCGGGCGGCCACCTGAACCCGGCAGTGACCATCGGCGTCGCGTCCTCCGGTGCCGCTGAGTTCGTCCCCGGCATCCCGGTCAACTTCGCCTCGATCTGCACCTACATCGGTGCCCAGATGATCGGCGCGATCCTCGGCGCGTTCCTCGCCTACCTCGCCTACAAGAAGCAGTTCGACGCCACCGAGGACGGCCCCACCAAGCTGGGTGTCTTCTCGACCGCTCCCGAGGTGCGCAGCACCGGCTGGAACATCGTCACTGAGGCCATCGGCACCTTCGTCCTGGTCTTCGTCGTGCTCGCCTTCGGCCGTTGGAACGGAGCCGAGACCGCCGGCAGCCTCGGTGCGCTCGGCGCCCTGGCCGTCGCCTTCCTGGTGTTCGTGATCGGCACCGGCCTCGGCGGCCCCACCGGTTACGCCATCAACCCCGCCCGTGACCTCGGCCCCCGCATCGCGCACGCTCTGATCCCGATGAAGAACAAGGGCAGCAACGACTGGGGCTACTCCTGGATCCCCGTCGTCGGCCCGATCATCGGCGGCGTCCTGGCCGGTCTGCTCTCCACCCCGCTGCTGGGTGCGATCGGCTGA